Within the Candidatus Culexarchaeum yellowstonense genome, the region GGTGAGGGGTGTATCTGTGCTTGGTCTAGAAGTGTCGATGAACTGGCTACCTGAGAAGAGGCCTCTCTTAAGTGAACTCTTCACCGTACTCGATGATGTGGGTGAGAGGATTGGAGAAAAGGTGATCGTGGTCTTTGATGAATTTCAGAAGTCTCGAGGCCCCATTGGATTAGCACTCCACAATGCATTATCACACTCCTACGACTTCCATAAGAATCTATCATTTATACTTACGGGTTCAGAGATGGGGATACTCTATGGAATCTTAGGGGACCCGAAAAACCCACTTTACGGTAGAGCTTACCTAGAAGTGAGAACACGCAAACTATCTAGGGAGGAGGCTTTAGACTTCCTAGGAAGGGGGTTCGCGGAGGCAGGGATAAAAGTAGAGGAAGATGAAATTGAGAAGGTTGTTGAAGAGTTGGATGGTATAATTGGTTGGCTCACATACTACGGCTATCTGAAGGTTAGTGGTAAGGGGGATTTCCAAAATATACTCAATGAAGCTGTTGAATTGGCTAAAAGTGAATTGGAGTCCTTCCTAAAAACCAGAGTTAGTAAGAGGTATAGGATAGTCCTAAAGCTACTTGCAGAGGGGGTTAGGGAGTGGGGGAAGCTTAAAAGGGCAATTGAAAATGCTGAGGGAATAGAATTAAGCGATAGAGTATTACATGAGGTACTTCAAAGCTTAAGAAATCACTCAATCATAGATGATGAAAATAACTTTACAGACCCCATTGTTAAGAGGGCTACTCAAATCCTCTAAAACTTAACTTCAGCATAATTTTACTTAAATAGTGATTATGAGAGGAAGGAATGCCCTTCCTATTTAAAGTGAAGTTTTACTTGGTACTTTATTAGTAATCTTCATGTTAGCATTAAAGTAATGTTCATAGTTCTGAATGGGATAATCTTCTAAGAAAAGCAAAATGACTATTTAATCTAGATTAGACTTTTCTCGCCACTATTAATATGTAGCATTTTGGGTTTCCAAATTTTACGTCGAATATGGATGTTTTCTCCTTCCAAACATCTCTTTCAAAACCATACTTCTTTACATTAATAATATTGAACCCTGCATTCGTTAAAATCTGTTTGAAATCCTCCTCAGTATAGAAGAAGTGCTCTTCCCTCATTTCTTCTTGCCATCTTGATGCACCATACTTGGTTAAGAATTCAAGGCAATCAGATATATCTAGGCTTATCCATTCACCCTTCATCTCATACTTTACCTTCCTCGGAGCGAATTCCTCCACAAATCTTTCAAACCTCACTTTATAAGTATCATGCTTTATTCTGAACTCAACTTTCCGGGGATTTGGTTTTAGGAGTTCATAGATTATTAAAACACCATCATCCTTCAAAATTTCATATGCATTTCGTAAAGCTTTATTAACACCCTCATTACCATTTGAAGAGTAAACTTCATGTAGAGAGAATTTAAAGATGACTGTATCAAAGGATGATGATGGAAAGATCTTTTGCGTTACATCCCCATTTACAACTATGACATTTCCCAATCCTCTCTTATTAGCGATCTCTAAACGATCCATCCTACGATCTACACCAACAATTACACTCCTTGGGAAAGCTTTTGAAAGAATTGATAATGTAGCACCAGTACCGCAACCAAGCTCAACAATCTTACCTTCCTTAACATATGGAATAATACGTTTCGATCTCCCCTCACTAATCCTTGAAAACTCAATGGTTTCTCTCATTGTTGCTCACCAATATTCCACTAATTAGCAAAAGTTAAATTGTTAACTCATCTATGATAATAACAGAGAAACAGGGTTAGCATGATGAAAAGTATGTTAACGTATGTATTAAACTAAATGAGTGGTCCTTATATGGATACCTTATTGAAAGACTATTCCCATTATAACTTCATCTTCATATTTCCCATTCCTATTTACCCTCATCTTCATAATGCCTTCAATTTTGAATCCGGCTTTCTCGGCAGCTTTTATCATCGCCTTATTTGATACCAGAGTTTCCAATTCAAGTCTTAAAAATCCCTCTTCCTTGGCTTTCTCTACTGCAGCTTTTAATAAGCGTGTTCCGAAACCTCTATTCCAATAGTTTGGATGAACGCTTATGCCCACTTCTCCAACATGGCTCATTCTTCCGCTTTTGCGTTGAACACCAACAAAACCTACAATTTTATCATTCAGCTTCCCAACGAGGAATATTTTATCCTTCTCCATACGGAGTTCTTCAAGTGATTCCTTAAATGCACGATACATTTCATTATTGTCGCTTGTGTAAACATCTATATTCCAACGCATAACTTCTGGATGAGTTTCAATTTCGGCAAGCATCCAAAAATCCTCATCTCTAAACACGTAATCCCTGCCATCAAGTATTTTAAGAGGCATAGTGCTCAACTCTCTCCCCATAATTACTTCCCATAGACTTTACAATTCTGTTATAGTAAAATTTTATCATTACAAGAGCTACAACCAATTTTTCTGTTAGATGATCAGATGATGCAATTTATAAGTATTGATGAACAAATATTGTAATATTCAATTGTATCCTATTTGTAATTTTATCACTTTGTTCTTATTGAAGGAAGAATTATGAGAGCATGGGAAAGGAATATATGATGTGCCTTTGCAAGTGTGAATTGTGGAGATGAGGGAGAATTTTCAAAAGGTTAAGAACCTTTTTGATCGGAAACTTGCTGAGATAGGGTATTATGGAGTTATTGGAGCGGCTGAGTTTAAAGGGGTTTATGATGCCCTTATGCCAGTGCAGAAAGCTAAATTGGAAGATGTTTGTGGTGAACGATTTCATAATTTTATTATGAATGGTTCCTTCATATGTATTGGAATTGCTTTCCCTGAATATGCAATTGATTGCATTGATGCCAGGTTAAGTGATGGGACTATTGATAAGGATATATGGAGCATATATGCAGATGAATATAATAAGATAAATGGATTTCTAAATGCCATAGCCGAGGAAATTGCAGACATCTTTGGCGGCATACCTATACAAGCAACTATTGAGGGGATAAAAGTCAAGAATGTTAGGGAGTATTATGGTATGACAATTTCCCATAGGGTTGTAGCATAGAATGCTGGTTTAGGTTGGAGGGGGAAGAATGAGCTCATCGTCAACGAGAAATTCAGTTGCGCCATAAGATTTGCCTCAATAATAACTGATCTCCCACTCATCCATGGAAGGAGAGTTGAAGCCTCATGTGGAAAATGCAATGCATGTTTGGAGGCTTGCCCATTCCTTAAAAATAAGGATAAACTTGAAGATTATAGGGAGCATTGCCGAAAATACATCCTCAAACTTGGATTAAAAGCTGAAGTATGTGGGAAATGCATCAAAGCCTGCTATCGCAACAGCATATATCGTGGAAAATTTAAACTAAAATAGTCTCACAACCCCCTTAGCTAATATTACTTCACCTAAAACCAATTATACATAGAAACAAATGGTTGTCATATCATGCCTATCGTTAAAAAGCTTATTGAGAGCTAAGAATAGTATCAAAACTTGTTTTAAAGTTTCACAATTAGATAGCAAATGAAAGATTTCTCTTCCTAATGAAAATGTTTTCACATTTCACCTTTAGCGATATATATATACATGTTTTTTCAGAAGTTTATTTGGTAGCATGGTTATGTATAGGAATCGAATCATATTTGCAAGTATAATATTAATGGTTTTGATCGCAATACCCATAACACCTGCAATCATTTTGAAAACCCCAATTGAAGATACGCTGCTTGCCGAACAATTACTATTGGATTTGGTTCAAGGTAAACTCACAGGATTCATAAAACTGTCAATAAAACCAGTAATAAATGGAACTCCAGTTCAAGATACTGTTTGGTTCATAGCTATACACAACTTTACTGGAAGAGAACATAAGTATGGTGGCTTATCAGATAGAATAGTGTACGACAAGTTTGTTAAGCCAGGTACATACAACATCAAAGTAAACAGGATACCCATAAAATCCACTGCCACAGGCAAAACAATATACAAGCCCGTTGAACTATACGTTCACGTGGCAACAGAAAATTATGGTGGAGGTATGTACGTTGATATTGAGCCAGACCAACCGATAAAGAGCGTTGAAATCATAGTCCCACTACATAAGAGAGAACCTGTATCCATTACATGCACCTCATGCAGTAGAGGTTCAACGGCAAATTTGCAGAGTGGCTGCCCACCAGATGCATACGAAGTTAGTGAGCAATTACAATATGCTTACGTCAAATGTGGTGAGTGCCACTCCATAAATGGCATAGAGGCTAGATGGACAATTACCACGGAAACCCACATGTACTTCTCCCATCACAGTAGAGAGTTAACATATAAATGGTGGGACATGTATGCACCATGCTATGCACTACTGGAGAAAACCGATACTGGATGGTACGATTCTGGGAAGGCTCGAGTTGAATCAAGTGCAGGAGATTATGTCGCCCAAAATAATTTTGGAGCTGTTGAAGTTTTAGCGCATGTGGGATATAAGTGTGAGAGATGGTATGACTCAAATTTCGTTGGCTTAGATGGAGAGCACGTCGATTATGAATATTATATAATGACTCCTGTTGATTTAGATGATCTAGATGTTGGTGATCAAGTAAGCTGTAGTGAATGTGGAAGTAAGCCTCCATCAGGATATAATGTTATCGCTGAATCTACTCCTGATCGTATAATTGAATTTGAAGTTGGTGATGAGAGTTATTGGGAGTGGACTTCCGTATCCTTTACCTTCAGTTTCTCCAGCGGTAAAACTGTCAGTTTTGGTGCAGGTATAGCTGCAGTTAGAAAGTCGATAAATCCCCCCTATCTCCGTGTTATAGTTCATAATTGGGGTAATCAGGAGCATCGCTACTACTTTTGGTTTGAGGATAATAGCAAGCATACCTATATAGTTCATATGTCTTGGATACCACCATCATAAATCATAATTTTTAGGTTATGCATCATTTTAATATTGCTTTTTCTTGTTCAGAATGGCAAAAGTCAGTCTAACGCATCCTCTTTGTAAGTCGCCCAATAACATTTTGGCAGAGAGTTTATATATCCTTATGGGAAAAGTTTAGGTGGTGTTTGCCGTGGCTGAGAAGAGACCTAGAATAGGACGTATAAAGCATATGTTAAGACCTAGGATTGGTCATATAAAGCCTAGGGATCTAGCTGGGCATTTGAAGGTGGAGGATTGTGGGTGTTAGGGTTCGTGTGAGAATCAAGTATGGGGGGAGTTTGCTGGAAACTGTAGCTCTCGTAAATACTGGCTTTGAAACACCAAACCCGCAAATCCTACTACCAGTTAAGGCTGCTGAAAAGCTTGGCATCTGGCCAAACCTACCGAGAGATGCATCCATCGAAATTTATGATACTGCTGGAGGGCCTACAAGAGTATATAGAGTGAGGAATGCAGTTACAGTTGAAGTTGCTGGGAGGGAGGGGAGAAGCGTAGTTGCAGATGTCGTAATATCCCATTTGGAAGTTGAAGTTCTAATAAGCGATAAACTCACAGAAGAGCTCATGATAGCCATCGAAAAGCCGAGTGAAGGTATATGGAGATTTAGGGATGAAATGGTTGAGAGGAAGAGTGAGAAGCCAGAAATATGGCTTTAACCATACATCCATGCGTTTAATAGAACAGTTAACATTGTGAGCGGGAATTCCGCATCATTTATGGGTATTTTATGATGCAATTTGAATGGACATTTTATTGAATAAGTTCTTTC harbors:
- a CDS encoding ATP-binding protein, which encodes MLFDPRPKMSKSDLYNFEGELEKLTRYIGEPLVVVSGLRRTGKTSLVLTALNESGRPYIFIDLREGFNSSRELYTLLSRSFSDFVKRASRWSGVRDAFLKLLSRVRGVSVLGLEVSMNWLPEKRPLLSELFTVLDDVGERIGEKVIVVFDEFQKSRGPIGLALHNALSHSYDFHKNLSFILTGSEMGILYGILGDPKNPLYGRAYLEVRTRKLSREEALDFLGRGFAEAGIKVEEDEIEKVVEELDGIIGWLTYYGYLKVSGKGDFQNILNEAVELAKSELESFLKTRVSKRYRIVLKLLAEGVREWGKLKRAIENAEGIELSDRVLHEVLQSLRNHSIIDDENNFTDPIVKRATQIL
- a CDS encoding methyltransferase domain-containing protein; this translates as MRETIEFSRISEGRSKRIIPYVKEGKIVELGCGTGATLSILSKAFPRSVIVGVDRRMDRLEIANKRGLGNVIVVNGDVTQKIFPSSSFDTVIFKFSLHEVYSSNGNEGVNKALRNAYEILKDDGVLIIYELLKPNPRKVEFRIKHDTYKVRFERFVEEFAPRKVKYEMKGEWISLDISDCLEFLTKYGASRWQEEMREEHFFYTEEDFKQILTNAGFNIINVKKYGFERDVWKEKTSIFDVKFGNPKCYILIVARKV
- a CDS encoding GNAT family N-acetyltransferase — protein: MPLKILDGRDYVFRDEDFWMLAEIETHPEVMRWNIDVYTSDNNEMYRAFKESLEELRMEKDKIFLVGKLNDKIVGFVGVQRKSGRMSHVGEVGISVHPNYWNRGFGTRLLKAAVEKAKEEGFLRLELETLVSNKAMIKAAEKAGFKIEGIMKMRVNRNGKYEDEVIMGIVFQ
- a CDS encoding retropepsin-like domain-containing protein, producing MGVRVRVRIKYGGSLLETVALVNTGFETPNPQILLPVKAAEKLGIWPNLPRDASIEIYDTAGGPTRVYRVRNAVTVEVAGREGRSVVADVVISHLEVEVLISDKLTEELMIAIEKPSEGIWRFRDEMVERKSEKPEIWL